The proteins below are encoded in one region of Cyclopterus lumpus isolate fCycLum1 chromosome 8, fCycLum1.pri, whole genome shotgun sequence:
- the luc7l3 gene encoding luc7-like protein 3, with protein MLSAAQLLDELMGRDRNLAPDEKRCNVRWDDETKVCRYYLCGFCPAELFTNTRSDLGPCEKIHDENLRITYEKSSRFMKEGYERDFLRYLQSLLAEVERRIRRGHARLALSQAQQNAGGPGPTGKNEEKVQVLTEKIEDLVLQIEELGSEGRVEEAQGMMKLVEQLKDERELLGSNPSTIESFAAQEKQMEVCEVCGAFLIVGDAQSRVDDHLMGKQHMGYAKIKSTVEELKEKLRRRSEEPQDESPALKKDREDREREREEREKKRKEEEEKEKEREKEREKEREREKERERERDRERDRDRDKERDRRVRRSNSNSRHSSRASDRKRSRSRDRRRSRSRDKDRERERKRSRSRDRERRRSRERSDRKRRSRSRDKRRSRSAERKSHRHRSRSKDKEREEKRDKDEKRDKDQKRDRDRERSSKDKDRKVTEERSSSKKEKHSGDAATIKASSEAELMEKEAAASASPRLNGQQELLHSEGDTQSN; from the exons ATGCTTTCAGCAGCCCAGTTACTCGACGAGTTAATGGGCCGAGATAGAAACTTGGCCCCTGACGAGAAGCGATGCAACGTGCGATGGGACGACGAGACC AAGGTTTGCCGGTACTATCTGTGTGGCTTCTGCCCAGCGGAGCTATTCACAAACACCCGCTCCGACTTGG GCCCTTGTGAGAAAATCCATGATGAAAATCTTAGAATAAC GTATGAGAAAAGCTCTCGGTTCATGAAGGAGGGCTATGAGCGGGACTTCCTGCGCTATTTGCAGTCACTCTTAGCAGAGGTGGAACGGCGGATTCGCAGAGGCCATGCCCGGCTTGCACTTTCTCAGGCACAGCAGAATGCAGGG GGCCCTGGTCCAACAGGAAAGAATGAAGAGAAGGTCCAGGTTCTGACCGAGAAGATTGAAGACCTAGTTTTACAG ATTGAAGAGCTGGGGTCAGAGGGCAGAGTGGAGGAGGCCCAGGGAATGATGAAgctggtggagcagctgaaggacgAGAGGGAGCTGCTCGGCTCCAACCCTTCG ACTATCGAGAGCTTTGCAGCCCAGGAGAAACAGATGgaggtgtgtgaggtgtgtggaGCTTTTCTCATTGTGGGTGATGCACAGTCCCGAGTGGATGACCACTTGATGGGCAAGCAACACATGGGCTACGCCAAGATCAAATCCACTGTGGAGGAGCTCAAG GAGAAACTCCGTCGTCGCTCAGAAGAGCCCCAAGATGAAAGCCCAGCGCTTAAGAAGGACAGAGAAGACCGCGAGCGTgaaagggaggaaagggagaaaaagcgcaaagaggaggaagagaaggagaaggaacgcGAGAAGGAGCGTGaaaaggagagggagcgagagaaagagcgcgaacgggagagagacagagaacgggacagagatagagacaaggagagggacCGCAGGGTGCGCCGAAGCAACTCTAACAGCCGCCACTCCAGTCGAGCATCAGACAGGAAAAGGAGCAGATCCCGAGATCGCCGGCGGTCCAGgagcagagacaaagacaggGAGAGGGAACGCAAACGCAGCAG GAGCCGCGATAGGGAGAGGAGGCGCAGCCGTGAGCGCTCTGACAGAAAGCGTCGCTCCCGCAGTCGTGACAAGAGAAGGTCACGTAGTGCAGAGCGTAAATCTCACCGCCATCGCAGCCGCAGCAAGgacaaggagagggaggaaaagagagacaagGACGAGAAGAGAGACAAGGACCAGAagagagacagggacagagagCGGTCATCGAAAGACAAAG ACCGTAAggtgacagaggagaggagcagctcTAAGAAAGAGAAGCACTCTGGTGATGCAGCTACCATCAAGGCTTCGTCAGAAGCGGAACTGATGGAGAAAGAGGCAGCTGCCTCCGCCTCCCCTCGGCTTAACGGCCAGCAAGAGCTCCTCCATTCTGAAGGTGACACTCAGTCCAATTAA
- the ankrd40 gene encoding ankyrin repeat domain-containing protein 40 has product MSTTSLDKELQERLREASAIGDIDEVRTLVESGVNVNSQNEINGWTCLHWACKRNHKHIVSYLLSYGADKEILTAKDELASQLTSKPEIKRLLGVEVEDGPEVKEPELPIIPNYLSNPAFMYSKMDRSEIILAQQLAQNGSGEDTEDTHSDSPSLSPIHEPQKSQSLFSDSPTPPPNPTTHSQAHGEFIPVSEQNGVSPSPASSHNHAAFNCTVPMDLSVEPHLVNHADYPHAVVHNGTICSPPLASPSPSLASSSGSQVQAPVASANPAMSRQQSIPQQLSYGQSGGPMAAFQPFFFTSTFPVNVQELVLKVRIQNPHGRENDFIEVELDRQELTYRSLLRVCCRELDISTEHVEKIRKLPNTMLRKDKDIARLQDFQELEVVLEKAEGLSLFSGAGGLTDRPCYNMKASRLTY; this is encoded by the exons ATGTCCACCACTTCGTTGGATAAAGAACTACAGGAGCGGCTGAGAGAGGCGTCTGCCATCGGGGACATCGACGAAGTGCGGACATTGGTCGAGAGTGGAGTAAATGTTAATTCACAGAACGAAATAAATGGCTG GACATGCCTGCACTGGGCATGCAAAAGGAACCATAAGCACATAGTGTCCTACTTACTCAGTTATGGAGCAGACAAGGAAATCCTCACCGCTAAGGATGAGTTGGCGTCACAACTTACATCCAAACCAGAGATCAAACGACTTTTAGGAG TTGAAGTGGAGGATGGGCCTGAAGTCAAGGAGCCGGAGTTGCCAATCATCCCCAACTACCTGTCTAACCCGGCCTTCATGTATTCCAAGATGGATAGGTCAGAGATCATCCTGGCACAGCAACTCGCACAGAATGGTTCTGGAGAAGACACGGAGGACACGCACAGCGATTCACCGTCCCTTTCCCCGATTCACGAGCCTCAGAAATCACAGAGCCTGTTCTCTGACAGCCCCACACCTCCCCCAAACCCCACCACCCACAGCCAAGCCCATGGGGAATTCATTCCTGTGAGTGAGCAAAACGGTGTGTCACCCAGTCCGGCCTCATCCCACAACCACGCTGCTTTTAACTGCACAGTGCCCATGGACCTGTCAGTTGAGCCTCACCTTGTCAACCATGCCGACTACCCGCATGCGGTGGTGCACAATGGCACCATTTGCTCGCCTCCATTGGCCTCACCCAGCCCCAGCTTGGCCAGCAGCAGTGGGAGCCAGGTACAGGCCCCGGTGGCCAGCGCTAACCCGGCTATGAGCAGGCAGCAGTCCATCCCACAGCAGCTGAGCTACGGCCAGTCTGGTGGGCCCATGGCGGCCTTCCAGCCTTTCTTCTTCACCAGCACCTTCCCTGTCAACGTGCAAG AGTTGGTGCTGAAGGTGCGTATCCAGAACCCCCACGGTCGGGAGAACGACTTCATTGAAGTGGAGCTGGACCGCCAGGAACTCACCTATCGCTCCCTTCTTAGGGTCTGTTGCCGAGAGTTAGACATCAGCACTGAGCACGTGGAGAAGATCCGCAAGCTGCCGAACACCATGTTGAGAAAG GACAAGGACATAGCTCGGCTGCAGGACTTTCAGGAGCTGGAGGTGGTGTTGGAGAAAGCAGAGGGCTTGTCCCTTTTCTCTGGAGCTGGGGGCCTAACAGACAGACCCTGCTACAACATGAAGGCCTCCCGCCTCACCTACTAG
- the wfikkn2a gene encoding WAP, Kazal, immunoglobulin, Kunitz and NTR domain-containing protein 2 — MWWMLFPRWIWFLLGHCCTILLYPGSSRVRAMPMPMSVAKVVYSHAGLCPNDLNPNLWVDAMSTCMRECESDQDCETFEKCCPNVCGNKSCVASRYIDVKGNRGPIGMPEGATCDKFMCAQQGSECDIWDGQPVCKCRDRCEREPHFTCASDGMTYYNKCYMDAEACSKGISISEVTCRYHLTWPNTSPIPAETTLHPTTALQTTPPADIHLPTIHSGPTQQAVFVGETASFLCEVSGKPHPQITWEKQLKGKENTIMRPNHVRGNVVVTNIGQLVIYNAQLQDAGIYTCRAKNVGGSVSSHFPLEVIGKEVKGKNAEGNNTNLPFPAEECLKSPDTDDCGEESMSWYYEPKRNNCFTFTYSQCNKNRNHFDAYEACMLSCGGDLAAPCSLPSLQGPCKAYEPRWAYSNSLKKCQSFVYGGCGGNENSFESKEACEEMCPFPKNHKCKMCKPRGKMVTSFCKSDFVILGRVTELTEEQESGHALVTVEEILKDEKMGLRFFGKEPLEVTLLNMDWNCPCPNITTADGQLIIMGDVQNGMAVLQPDSFVGSSSTRRIRKLREVVHKKTCDFLKDFSAVQ; from the exons ATGTGGTGGATGCTGTTTCCTCGATGGATTTGGTTTCTTCTGGGACACTGTTGTACTATTCTCCTTTATCCGGGCAGCAGCCGCGTGAGAGCAATGCCAATGCCCATGTCCGTGGCCAAAGTGGTTTATTCTCATGCAGGTCTGTGCCCGAATGACCTGAACCCCAACCTGTGGGTGGATGCTATGAGCACCTGCATGCGCGAGTGTGAATCCGACCAG GACTGTGAGACATTTGAGAAGTGCTGCCCTAATGTATGTGGCAACAAGAGCTGTGTGGCATCCCGCTATATAGACGTCAAGGGCAACAGGGGCCCCATAGGAATGCCAGAGGGCGCCACCTGCGACAAGTTCATGTGCGCTCAGCAAGGGTCAGAGTGTGACATCTGGGACGGCCAGCCTGTTTGTAAGTGTCGGGACCGCTGTGAGAGAGAACCCCACTTCACGTGTGCGTCCGACGGCATGACGTACTATAACAAGTGCTACATGGATGCAGAGGCCTGTTCCAAGGGTATCTCTATCTCTGAGGTCACCTGCAG GTACCACTTGACCTGGCCAAACACCAGTCCCATCCCAGCAGAGACCACCTTACATCCCACCACCGCCCTCCAGACCACCCCCCCTGCTGACATCCACCTTCCCACCATACACAGCGGCCCCACCCAACAGGCTGTTTTTGTGGGTGAGACAGCCAGCTTTCTGTGTGAGGTGTCTGGAAAGCCACATCCGCAAATCACATGGGAGAAACAACTCAAGGGCAAAGAGAACACCATCATGAGGCCTAATCATGTGAGGGGGAACGTTGTGGTTACTAACATTGGCCAGCTGGTCATATACAATGCGCAACTTCAGGATGCCGGCATTTATACGTGTAGAGCCAAAAATGTTGGGGGAAGTGTGTCGTCACACTTTCCCTTGGAAGTGATCGGGAAGGAGGTGAAAGGTAAGAATGCAGAGGGGAATAATACCAACCTGCCATTTCCAGCTGAAGAGTGTCTCAAGAGTCCAGACACAGACGACTGTGGAGAAGAGAGCATGAGCTGGTACTATGAGCCAAAGAGGAACAATTGCTTCACCTTTACCTACAGTCAGTGCAACAAAAACCGTAACCATTTCGACGCATATGAAGCCTGCATGCTGTCATGCGGAGGAGACCTAGCGGCTCCCTGCAGCCTACCAAGCCTCCAAGGGCCTTGCAAGGCCTATGAGCCTCGCTGGGCTTATAGCAACAGCCTCAAAAAGTGCCAGTCCTTCGTGTACGGAGGCTGTGGCGGCAACGAGAACAGCTTTGAGTCTAAAGAGGCCTGTGAAGAGATGTGCCCCTTTCCGAAGAACCACAAGTGCAAGATGTGCAAACCCCGAGGCAAGATGGTCACCAGCTTCTGTAAGAGTGACTTTGTGATTCTTGGCCGTGTGACCGAGCTGACGGAGGAGCAGGAGTCCGGCCACGCTTTGGTGACCGTGGAGGAGATCTTGAAGGATGAGAAGATGGGTCTGAGGTTCTTTGGCAAAGAGCCCTTGGAGGTGACTCTTCTGAACATGGACTGGAACTGCCCCTGCCCCAACATCACCACAGC